In Geoalkalibacter sp., the DNA window CCTGCGCGAGCAACTCGCCGCCCAGGCCGACACCCGGGTGGTCTTCACCGGCTACCGCCAGGGCGAGGAACTCGCCCGACTCTACGCCGCCGCCGACGTCATGACCTTTCCCTCCCTGACGGAAACCTTCGGCAATGTGATGCTCGAAGCCATGGCGGCGGGTCTGCCGGTAGTCGGCTTCAATGTGCCCGGCCCCAAGGACGTCATACGCCCGGGAGAAACCGGACGGCTGCTCGAAACCATCGACGCCGCGGCCTTGGCCGGCGCCATGGCGGAGCTGATGGAAGACGAGCAGGAGCGCCGCCGCTTGGGCGTCAACGCCCGCGCCTACGCCTTGCGCCAGAACTGGTTCGCCATCAACGACGTGGTACGCCAAGCCTACCAGGAGCTATGCCGGGAGCGCCCCGCGAAGCCGGGAGCCCAATCCTCCCTGGCGCCCCAGGGGTCCTAACCATCGACCATCAAGGAGACTGCCCATGCTGATGCCCAAAAAACCCAAGTTCGCCGGCGAGCTGGTGGATTACTACAGCCGCCACATCACCCCCAAGGAAGTACGCATGATGCTGCGCTTCTGCGATCTGCGCCGCTACAAGCCCCTGACCGGCCTGATGCGCCTCTCCAGCCGCCTGGGCGATGCCCCCCTGTGGTATGTGACGGCCATCGTGCTGCTCGCCACGGGGGGTACCACGGGCCGCTGGGCGGTGGCCGCGATGGCGCTCTCCATCCTGCTGTGCGTGAGCCTGTTCAAGATCCTCAAGAACCTCATCGGCCGGCCGCGCCCCTTCGAGGTGTGGGTCGATCTGCCCTGCCAAATGCTGCCGCCCGATCGCTTTTCCTTCCCCTCCGGCCACACCATGACCGCCTTTGCCGTATGCGGCACCCTCGCGGTGCTGCTGCCCGGCTCCCTGGCGTTTTTCCTGCCCGCCGCCATTCTCATCGGCCTGTCGCGCATCTTTCTCGGCCTGCACTATCCCACCGACGTGCTGATCGGCGCCCTGCTCGGCTCGGCCATCGGGCTGGGCGTGGGGCGGCTGGTGCTCGTGCTCGCCCTCTAAGCCCTTCCGGAACGATCTCCCATCGCTTTTCTGCCACCCATCCTCTGGTAAAGTTTTCTCAAACCACCCGCGGATGGGGATCACGCCATGCAGAAGCTCACCGAATTGTCTTTGCAGATCCGCTATTACGGAACGCTGCGCTTCGCCATGCTGACCGTCTTCATGGCCGCCACGGCCGGTCTCATGGCCGCCTTCTTCGGCGTGCGGACCGTTGCGCTGTTTCGCATTTTGCTGGCGCTCTTCGGCATCGCCGCGACGCTGATCTTCGCCTCTTTGCAGGCCAAGCTGAGTGCAGTTCATCAAGGCTGCATCGACTATCTGAAGCAGATTGCCGGGCAACATCCCCAGGTGGGAGAGGAATTCATCAGCATTCTGTTCGGGCACAACCTCTCCCACCCCTTCGATCGGCGCTTGGAAGAGCTCCGCACCTGGTTGTTGAAATTCTCCCTCACCCAATACTTTCTGCCGCGGGACAGCGCGGCGCGTTTTGCCGGACCCGTGACCCTGCTGGTGCTATCTCTGCACGGCCTGGCGGTGCTCCTCTGGTTGACGCTGTTGCTCTGCGCGCCGTTTTTCTAAAAAGGCGCATGGGAAATTATATCCATTCCAAAAATCGCGCGTCTCGGAGTAGACTGACACGTTTATCGCGCATCCTTTCCCCGACCACCCACAAGGACCTCCATGACCGAAGACATGCTTCCCACGTTCGCCGCCCTGGGCCTGGCGCCCGCCATCGCCCGAGTCATCGACGAGATCGGCTACGAAAGCCCCTCGCCCATTCAGGCGCAAGGGATCCCGCCGCTGCTTGAGGGCCGCGACCTGCTCGGCCAGGCGCAGACCGGCACCGGCAAGACCGCCGCCTTTGCCCTGCCGCTGCTGAGCCGCCTTGATCCGGGGCTCAAAAGTCCGCAGATTCTGGTTCTCACCCCCACCCGCGAGCTTGCCTTGCAGGTGGCCGAGGCCATGCAGACCTATGCCCGCCACCTGCCCGATTTCCAGGTGCTGCCGGTGTATGGCGGGCAGAACATGGGCCAGCAGCTGCGTATGCTGGCGCGCGGCGTGCAGGCGGTGGTCGGCACGCCGGGGCGCATTCAGGATCACCTGCGGCGCGGTACCCTGCGCCTGGAGCGGCTGCTCGCGGTGGTGGTGGACGAGGCCGACGAGATGCTCAAGATGGGCTTCATCGAGGAGGTGGAGCAGATTTTGGAGCATACGCCGGCACAGAAACAGGTCGCCCTGTTTTCCGCCACCATGCCCAAGGAAGTGCTGCAGATCGCGCGACGCCAGTTGAAAGATCCGGTGGAAATCCGCATCAAGGCGAAAACCGCGACGGTGGAGACCATCACCCAGCGCTTCTGGCAGGTCAAGGGCCTGCACAAGCTCGACGCCCTGACGCGCATCCTCGAAGCCGAGGAGATCGAGGCGATGATCGTCTTCGTGCGCACCAAGACGGCCACCGTGGAACTGGCGGAGAAACTGGAAGCGCGGGGCTTCTCCAGCGCCCCCTTGAACGGCGACATGACCCAGGCCATGCGCGAGAAAACCATCGAGCGGCTGCGCGGCGGCGGCCTCGACA includes these proteins:
- a CDS encoding DEAD/DEAH box helicase, with protein sequence MTEDMLPTFAALGLAPAIARVIDEIGYESPSPIQAQGIPPLLEGRDLLGQAQTGTGKTAAFALPLLSRLDPGLKSPQILVLTPTRELALQVAEAMQTYARHLPDFQVLPVYGGQNMGQQLRMLARGVQAVVGTPGRIQDHLRRGTLRLERLLAVVVDEADEMLKMGFIEEVEQILEHTPAQKQVALFSATMPKEVLQIARRQLKDPVEIRIKAKTATVETITQRFWQVKGLHKLDALTRILEAEEIEAMIVFVRTKTATVELAEKLEARGFSSAPLNGDMTQAMREKTIERLRGGGLDIVVATDVAARGLDVPRISHVVNYDIPYDTEAYIHRIGRTGRAGREGKAILFVAPREMRMLSAIEQATRQPITPMSLPTRKDITDRRVGQFKEQIAAAMESQDLEFFEEFIDSYQSEYDVGLRRLAATLAYLVQKDRPLQPEGGFAEETVEPEPEPAPRARPERPRESRDGNWRRYRIEVGRAHKVEPGNIVGAITNEANLSSRDIGQIKIYDAFSLVDLPRDLPPEILRKLQGVWVRGQRLQISEDRGADQAAPGKPAKRRVPTKGAEQRPFKAGSKKPPHSRRGPKTGK
- a CDS encoding phosphatase PAP2 family protein; translation: MLMPKKPKFAGELVDYYSRHITPKEVRMMLRFCDLRRYKPLTGLMRLSSRLGDAPLWYVTAIVLLATGGTTGRWAVAAMALSILLCVSLFKILKNLIGRPRPFEVWVDLPCQMLPPDRFSFPSGHTMTAFAVCGTLAVLLPGSLAFFLPAAILIGLSRIFLGLHYPTDVLIGALLGSAIGLGVGRLVLVLAL